A stretch of DNA from Mesotoga infera:
GGCAGTCAAGATACTATGATATTTACGAGCTTGACGAAGGCAAATGCGCCGTCAAGCTGGAAGCAAGGCCTAATCCTTATTTCGAGAATCATAAGCATGCAGAACTCGCCGAGATCCTCCAGGTTATCGGTGACTGCCCTGTATGGATCGGGGCGGCTATGGGAGAGCGGTCTCTGAAAAAACTTGCCGAAATGGACTACGAGCCGGTGATTCTGGAGCCGATGACGATCGACGAGGCATTGAAGGCGTATCTCAAAAAATAATGTTGGTGGCTCCGTTACAGCCAGTAGCGCTTAGTGCGGTCAGTCTTTGCCTCGCAAAAACCAGTTCCGCTTCGCGGTCAAAAAAGATCC
This window harbors:
- a CDS encoding dinitrogenase iron-molybdenum cofactor biosynthesis protein codes for the protein MGKLIAIGTNDGFKLNDDHFGQSRYYDIYELDEGKCAVKLEARPNPYFENHKHAELAEILQVIGDCPVWIGAAMGERSLKKLAEMDYEPVILEPMTIDEALKAYLKK